One window of the Clostridium sp. MB40-C1 genome contains the following:
- a CDS encoding FtsW/RodA/SpoVE family cell cycle protein — MKGNREEKKLLLYTYVFCLLCFLNLSILKWPEEGFDKTAIIVALVVCGLITYAHFIIRKFFPDGDKYIQIFACILTVIGLVVLYRIKPIEAVKQVVWFVVGITLFIIIVVVLPDLKRFSKWKWEYLIITIVLMSLGTLFGRDKYGAKNWIFIGGYGFQPSEFAKLFLVVYLAAALEKYEESKDLIVPAIAVMVSLGFMVLQRDLGSALIFFGMSVTMLYIATSKVKYVGACFGLFAVGSVISYKLFSHVRVRFLIWRDIWSYAEGKGFQIVQSMIAIASGGLFGTGLGLGHPEFIPVNTTDFIFAVLCEEMGGLMGFAVIILYFLLFYRCMRAAVYTDNKFSALVAVGYSAMIASQVLVIIGGVTNLIPLTGITLPLISYGGSSMLTTFIALGILQKISEEATNIE; from the coding sequence ATGAAAGGTAATAGAGAGGAGAAAAAACTTTTATTATATACTTATGTATTTTGTTTATTATGTTTTCTTAATTTAAGTATACTTAAATGGCCAGAAGAAGGGTTTGATAAAACAGCTATTATAGTAGCATTAGTAGTGTGCGGGCTTATAACTTATGCACATTTTATAATTAGAAAATTTTTCCCAGATGGAGATAAATATATTCAGATTTTTGCTTGTATATTAACTGTTATAGGGCTAGTTGTATTATATAGAATAAAACCTATAGAGGCAGTTAAACAAGTGGTATGGTTCGTAGTAGGTATAACGTTATTTATAATTATAGTAGTTGTGCTTCCAGATTTAAAAAGGTTTAGTAAATGGAAATGGGAATACTTGATTATTACAATAGTTTTAATGTCTCTGGGAACCCTATTCGGAAGAGATAAATATGGAGCTAAAAACTGGATATTTATTGGTGGATATGGATTTCAACCTTCTGAATTTGCCAAATTATTTCTTGTTGTTTATCTAGCAGCAGCCTTAGAAAAATATGAAGAATCTAAAGATCTTATTGTACCAGCTATAGCAGTCATGGTTTCTCTTGGCTTTATGGTATTACAGAGAGATTTAGGATCAGCTTTGATATTCTTTGGGATGTCTGTAACCATGTTGTATATTGCCACTTCAAAAGTAAAATATGTAGGCGCTTGTTTTGGATTGTTTGCTGTAGGTTCTGTAATAAGTTATAAATTATTTTCTCATGTAAGAGTGAGGTTTTTAATATGGAGAGATATTTGGAGTTATGCTGAAGGCAAAGGGTTTCAGATTGTTCAATCTATGATTGCCATTGCGTCAGGAGGTTTATTTGGAACAGGGTTAGGTCTTGGACATCCTGAGTTTATTCCTGTAAATACAACAGATTTTATTTTTGCAGTATTATGTGAAGAAATGGGAGGCTTAATGGGATTTGCTGTAATAATCCTATACTTTTTATTATTTTATAGATGTATGAGAGCAGCAGTATATACAGATAATAAATTTTCTGCTCTTGTAGCTGTAGGATATTCTGCTATGATAGCATCTCAGGTTCTTGTTATAATTGGTGGTGTTACAAATTTAATTCCACTTACAGGTATAACATTGCCTCTCATAAGTTATGGAGGAAGTTCTATGCTTACTACCTTTATTGCATTAGGTATACTACAAAAAATTTCTGAGGAGGCAACAAACATTGAGTAA
- the uvrA gene encoding excinuclease ABC subunit UvrA produces the protein MRESIYIKGAKVHNLKNVDLEIPRDKLVVFTGLSGSGKSSLAFDTLYAEGQRRYVESLSAYARQFLGQMDKPDVDYIEGLSPAISIDQKTTSRNPRSTVGTVTEIYDYLRLLYARVGVPHCPKCGKEITQQSVDIMVDKVLQLGERTKIQVLAPIIKGRKGQHIKTLENIKKNGFVRARVNGEIYDLQEEEVKLDKNKKHSIEAVVDRLIIKEGISSRLTESIETALKIGEGQVIISIVSGEDILFSENFACPECGISIDELAPRLFSFNSPFGRCDKCDGIGSLMEIDEDLVIPDKSKSIMEGAIISLGEGSLKQDSWTFSILKSLSKEYKFDLNTPIMNLPRNILDIILYGLGGDKIIVEYVKEDKKGVYNHKYEGIINNLRRRYMETNSDYIKRQIEQYMSDTPCPKCKGARLKDEALGVTVGDKNIFEFSNMSIKEELVFLENLNLSEKNTIIASQILKEIKSRLKFLMDVGLDYLNLNRKAGTLSGGESQRIRLASQIGSGLVGVLYILDEPSIGLHQRDNDRLIATLKHLRDLGNTLVVVEHDEDTIKEADFIVDIGPRAGEHGGEIIVAGNLEDIKKCKESITGQYLRGEKEVLVPASRRKGNGKTIKVLEANENNLKNIKVEFPLGVLTAVTGVSGSGKSTLVNEILYKGLNKKINRSKIIPGVHKDIIGWENIDKIINIDQSPIGRTPRSNPATYTGVFDMIRELFSNTPEARMRGYKPGRFSFNVKGGRCESCHGDGIIKIEMQFLSDVYVPCEVCKGKRYNRETLEIKYKGKNIDDVLNLTVEEALEFFSNIPRVKNKLQTLMDVGLGYIRLGQPSTQLSGGEAQRIKLASELSKRSTGKTLYILDEPTTGLHVDDVNRLISILQRLVDGGNTVVVIEHNLDVIKCADYIIDLGPDGGDKGGTIVCTGTPEEISQNNDSYTGYYIKNML, from the coding sequence ATGAGGGAGAGTATATATATAAAAGGTGCTAAGGTACATAATTTAAAAAATGTAGATCTTGAAATACCTAGAGATAAGTTAGTAGTTTTTACTGGACTATCTGGATCAGGCAAATCATCTCTTGCTTTTGACACTTTGTATGCGGAAGGGCAGAGAAGATATGTAGAGTCTTTATCTGCTTATGCAAGACAATTTTTAGGGCAGATGGATAAACCAGATGTAGATTATATAGAGGGATTATCACCAGCTATTTCCATTGACCAAAAAACTACAAGTAGAAACCCACGATCTACAGTTGGTACTGTTACGGAGATTTATGACTATTTGAGGCTTTTATATGCCAGAGTAGGAGTGCCTCATTGTCCTAAATGTGGGAAAGAGATAACTCAGCAGAGTGTGGATATTATGGTAGATAAAGTTTTGCAATTGGGAGAAAGAACTAAAATTCAAGTGCTAGCTCCTATAATTAAGGGTCGTAAGGGTCAACATATTAAAACCCTTGAAAACATTAAGAAAAATGGATTTGTAAGAGCTAGAGTAAATGGAGAAATATATGATCTTCAGGAAGAAGAAGTAAAATTAGATAAGAATAAAAAGCATAGTATAGAAGCGGTCGTAGATAGATTAATAATAAAAGAAGGAATAAGTAGCAGGCTTACAGAGTCTATAGAAACGGCATTAAAAATAGGAGAAGGCCAAGTAATAATAAGTATTGTAAGCGGAGAAGATATTCTATTTAGCGAAAATTTTGCTTGTCCTGAATGTGGGATAAGTATAGACGAATTAGCTCCAAGATTATTTTCTTTTAACTCTCCTTTTGGTAGATGTGATAAATGTGATGGTATTGGAAGTCTGATGGAGATTGATGAAGATTTAGTAATACCAGATAAATCAAAGAGTATTATGGAAGGAGCTATAATTTCTTTAGGAGAAGGCTCATTAAAACAAGACTCATGGACTTTTAGTATATTAAAATCATTATCAAAAGAATATAAATTTGATCTTAACACTCCTATAATGAATTTACCTAGAAATATACTTGATATTATTTTATATGGACTAGGTGGGGATAAAATAATTGTAGAGTATGTAAAAGAAGATAAAAAAGGAGTTTATAACCATAAATATGAAGGAATAATTAATAACTTAAGAAGAAGATATATGGAGACTAATTCAGACTATATAAAAAGACAAATTGAGCAGTATATGAGCGATACACCTTGCCCAAAATGTAAAGGTGCAAGGTTAAAAGATGAAGCTTTAGGTGTTACTGTGGGAGATAAGAATATATTTGAATTTTCCAATATGTCTATAAAAGAAGAACTTGTTTTTTTAGAAAATCTAAATTTATCAGAGAAAAATACTATAATAGCTAGTCAGATATTAAAAGAGATAAAAAGTAGACTTAAATTTCTTATGGATGTAGGACTTGACTATTTAAATTTAAATAGAAAAGCTGGTACATTGTCTGGAGGAGAATCACAGAGAATAAGACTTGCAAGTCAAATAGGATCTGGATTAGTAGGGGTTTTATATATCCTAGATGAACCAAGTATAGGACTTCATCAAAGAGATAATGACAGATTAATAGCTACTTTAAAACATTTAAGAGATTTAGGTAATACTCTTGTAGTTGTAGAGCATGATGAGGATACCATAAAAGAAGCAGATTTTATTGTAGACATAGGACCAAGAGCAGGAGAACATGGTGGAGAAATTATTGTAGCTGGAAACCTAGAAGATATAAAAAAATGTAAAGAATCCATAACAGGACAATATTTAAGGGGCGAAAAAGAGGTGTTAGTGCCAGCTTCAAGAAGAAAAGGAAATGGTAAAACAATAAAAGTTTTAGAGGCTAATGAAAATAACTTGAAAAATATAAAGGTGGAGTTTCCTTTAGGTGTATTAACAGCAGTAACAGGTGTATCAGGTTCAGGAAAGAGTACTTTAGTTAATGAAATACTTTATAAAGGATTAAATAAAAAAATTAATAGGTCTAAAATAATACCAGGAGTTCATAAGGATATAATAGGGTGGGAGAATATAGATAAGATAATAAATATAGATCAAAGTCCTATAGGAAGAACTCCTAGGTCTAATCCTGCAACTTATACAGGGGTGTTTGATATGATCAGAGAGTTGTTTTCTAATACCCCAGAAGCTAGAATGAGAGGCTATAAACCAGGAAGATTCAGCTTCAATGTAAAAGGTGGAAGATGTGAATCTTGTCATGGAGATGGGATAATAAAAATAGAAATGCAATTTTTATCTGATGTTTATGTACCTTGTGAAGTTTGCAAAGGAAAGAGATATAATAGAGAAACTTTAGAAATAAAATATAAAGGTAAGAATATAGATGATGTATTAAATTTGACAGTAGAAGAAGCATTGGAGTTTTTCTCTAATATTCCTAGAGTAAAGAATAAACTTCAGACTCTCATGGATGTAGGATTAGGCTACATAAGACTTGGACAGCCATCTACTCAACTTTCAGGAGGGGAGGCACAGAGAATTAAATTAGCAAGTGAATTATCTAAGAGAAGTACAGGAAAAACCTTATATATTTTAGATGAACCTACAACGGGATTGCATGTAGATGATGTAAATAGGCTTATAAGTATACTTCAAAGATTAGTTGATGGAGGTAATACAGTTGTAGTTATTGAGCATAATTTAGATGTTATAAAATGTGCTGATTATATAATTGATTTAGGGCCAGATGGAGGAGATAAAGGAGGAACTATAGTATGCACAGGAACTCCTGAAGAAATATCCCAAAATAATGATTCCTATACAGGATATTATATAAAAAACATGTTATAA
- a CDS encoding penicillin-binding protein 2, whose product MSNIPNNNISKNIKNVLVVFLICFIGVISYITYFQIFKAEEISSSKYNRRLQAKRNEVLRGTIYDVNMKPLAKSKKVSKLNQERTYEYGEIFANILGYVSPKYGITGLEKQYDTELTGLDTIDISKVFNFFNEETNKVGHNLRTTLDSEIQKKAYDLLGDQRGAVVVLNPKTGDVLSLVSKPSYDPNKLEEQWKNISSSESKPLYNRATYGLYPPGSVFKVITAVSALENIQNVKQKTFKDEGKIVFNSKESLKNYGGEVLGNISFNEAFTHSSNVVFGTIGLDLGNDKLRTTAEKFYFNKDIPIKDFSVKNGRFPTLKNYEKGNIAQSAIGQGSVLVSPLQMALVTSAIANDGVMMKPILVKDVLNDKGERIKKSSSESLGQITTKENAATIKDFMRDVVAKGTGRNASIDAVTVCGKTGTADNELGNKKPHSWFVGFAPYKDPQVAVAVIVENGGVGGGKAAEIAGEIMKFSLKSK is encoded by the coding sequence TTGAGTAACATTCCAAATAATAATATTTCTAAAAATATTAAAAATGTTCTTGTAGTTTTCTTAATATGTTTTATAGGTGTAATATCCTATATAACATATTTTCAAATATTCAAAGCAGAAGAAATTTCGTCAAGTAAGTACAATAGGAGATTACAGGCTAAGAGAAATGAAGTATTAAGAGGGACTATTTATGATGTAAATATGAAGCCTCTTGCTAAAAGTAAAAAAGTTAGCAAGTTAAACCAAGAAAGAACATATGAGTATGGTGAAATTTTTGCAAATATTTTGGGGTATGTTAGCCCTAAGTATGGTATTACTGGCCTTGAAAAGCAATATGATACAGAATTAACAGGTTTAGATACTATAGATATTTCTAAGGTTTTTAATTTTTTTAATGAAGAAACTAACAAGGTTGGACATAATTTAAGAACAACATTAGATTCAGAAATACAAAAAAAAGCTTATGATTTATTAGGAGATCAAAGGGGTGCTGTAGTAGTATTGAATCCAAAGACTGGAGATGTTCTTTCTCTTGTGTCAAAGCCTTCTTATGATCCAAATAAGCTTGAAGAACAGTGGAAAAACATAAGTTCAAGTGAAAGCAAGCCTCTATATAATAGAGCTACCTATGGATTATATCCACCAGGATCTGTTTTTAAAGTGATCACTGCGGTTAGTGCACTTGAAAATATTCAGAATGTAAAACAAAAAACTTTTAAAGATGAAGGTAAAATAGTATTTAATTCTAAGGAATCTTTAAAGAACTACGGTGGGGAAGTTTTAGGGAATATAAGTTTTAATGAAGCTTTTACACATTCAAGTAATGTAGTTTTTGGTACTATAGGATTAGACTTAGGAAATGATAAATTACGTACTACGGCAGAAAAATTTTATTTTAATAAGGATATTCCAATAAAAGATTTTAGTGTGAAAAATGGAAGATTCCCTACTTTAAAAAATTATGAAAAAGGTAACATTGCTCAAAGTGCTATAGGTCAGGGTAGTGTTTTGGTGAGTCCATTACAAATGGCACTAGTTACATCAGCTATTGCTAATGATGGAGTAATGATGAAACCTATTTTAGTTAAAGATGTTTTAAATGATAAAGGAGAAAGAATTAAAAAATCATCTTCAGAGAGTTTAGGGCAAATAACAACAAAAGAAAATGCAGCTACAATTAAAGACTTTATGAGGGATGTAGTAGCAAAAGGCACAGGTAGAAATGCTTCTATTGATGCTGTAACCGTATGTGGTAAAACTGGTACAGCTGACAATGAATTAGGAAATAAAAAACCGCATTCTTGGTTTGTAGGATTTGCTCCTTACAAAGATCCACAAGTGGCAGTAGCAGTTATTGTAGAAAATGGTGGAGTAGGAGGAGGAAAAGCGGCGGAAATTGCCGGGGAAATAATGAAATTTTCTCTAAAAAGCAAATAA
- a CDS encoding FHA domain-containing protein has protein sequence MGMPLIKLILRVLIILVIYVIIFWALKIMYKDIKGGNKKRRSSKVFGLEVVQVGQGNKNLKVGSLIPIHNILSIGRREDNLLVLHNQYISGQHAKIYVKNNEFFIEDLNSTNGTIVNDKPIEKPTYLKAGDEIMIGEYLFRVIA, from the coding sequence ATGGGTATGCCTTTAATAAAACTTATTTTAAGAGTTTTGATTATTTTAGTAATATATGTAATTATTTTTTGGGCATTAAAAATAATGTACAAGGATATTAAAGGGGGAAATAAAAAAAGGAGAAGTTCTAAAGTTTTTGGGCTTGAGGTGGTTCAAGTAGGACAAGGAAATAAAAATTTAAAAGTAGGCTCTCTTATTCCTATTCATAATATACTTTCTATAGGTAGGAGAGAAGACAATTTACTTGTACTTCACAATCAATATATTTCAGGACAACATGCAAAAATTTATGTTAAAAATAATGAGTTTTTTATAGAAGATTTAAATAGTACTAATGGTACTATTGTAAATGATAAGCCTATAGAAAAGCCAACATACTTAAAAGCCGGAGATGAAATAATGATTGGTGAATATTTATTTAGGGTTATTGCTTAG
- the uvrB gene encoding excinuclease ABC subunit UvrB, whose translation MGNFKINSRFKPTGDQPKAIESISEGILKKEKFQTLLGITGSGKTFTMANIIEKVQKPTLVLAHNKTLAAQLCSEFKEFFPENCVEYFVSYYDYYQPEAYVPQTDTFIEKDASINDEIDKLRHSATSALLERRDVIVVASVSCIYGLGNPEEYKKLTVSLREGMEKDRDEVMRQLVDIQYERNEINFARGTFRAKGDTLDIFPASSTNLGIRVEFFGDEIDKIREFDVLTGDTISSRKHISIFPASHFATSKDKLEMAIKKIEDELEIRVKELVSEEKLLEAQRVKQRTNFDIEMMREVGYCSGIENYSRILDGRDSGTPPQTLLDYFPEDYLLFIDESHVTLPQVRAMYGGDRSRKNNLVEYGFRLPSAYDNRPLKFEEFETKLNQTVFVSATPAHYELEHSTNVAEQVIRPTGLLDPEIIVKPIHGQIDDLYGNIRETIEKGFRVLVTTLTKKMAEDLTDYLKEMGIKTNYLHSSIDTIKRMEIIRDLRKGEFDVLVGINLLREGLDIPEVALVAILDADKEGFLRSETSLIQTIGRAARNSESKVIMYGDTITKAMDKAIKETNRRRKIQIKYNEEHGIVPKTILKEIREVIQNTKVSETKEEYKVEKMEEKLSKNDIEKLINKYEEEMKNAAKELQFEKAAKLRDKILELRNQL comes from the coding sequence ATGGGCAATTTTAAAATAAATTCAAGATTTAAGCCTACTGGAGATCAACCTAAAGCTATAGAAAGCATATCAGAAGGAATTTTAAAAAAAGAAAAATTCCAAACACTTCTTGGAATAACAGGCTCAGGTAAAACTTTTACTATGGCTAATATTATAGAAAAAGTACAAAAACCAACTTTAGTTTTAGCACATAATAAGACTTTAGCAGCTCAGTTGTGCTCCGAATTTAAAGAATTCTTTCCAGAAAATTGTGTTGAGTATTTTGTATCATATTATGATTATTATCAACCAGAAGCATATGTACCTCAAACAGATACTTTTATAGAAAAAGATGCATCTATAAATGACGAAATAGACAAATTAAGACATTCTGCTACTTCGGCATTGCTTGAAAGAAGAGATGTTATAGTAGTAGCTTCTGTTTCATGCATATATGGTCTTGGTAATCCAGAAGAATATAAAAAGCTTACTGTATCATTAAGAGAAGGAATGGAAAAAGATAGAGATGAGGTCATGAGACAATTAGTTGATATACAGTATGAGAGAAATGAAATAAATTTTGCAAGAGGTACTTTTAGAGCTAAAGGGGATACTTTAGATATTTTTCCAGCTTCGTCAACTAATTTAGGTATAAGGGTAGAGTTTTTTGGAGATGAAATAGATAAAATTAGAGAATTTGATGTGCTTACTGGAGATACTATTTCATCAAGAAAGCACATATCTATATTTCCAGCTTCTCACTTTGCAACCTCTAAAGATAAGCTAGAAATGGCTATAAAAAAGATTGAAGATGAATTAGAAATAAGAGTGAAAGAATTGGTTTCAGAGGAAAAGCTTCTTGAAGCTCAGAGAGTAAAACAAAGGACAAATTTTGATATTGAAATGATGAGAGAAGTAGGATACTGTAGTGGCATAGAAAATTACTCAAGAATTTTAGATGGAAGAGATTCAGGAACTCCGCCTCAAACCTTACTTGACTATTTCCCAGAAGATTACTTGCTTTTTATTGATGAAAGTCATGTTACTCTTCCACAAGTAAGAGCAATGTATGGGGGAGACAGATCAAGAAAGAATAACCTTGTAGAATATGGATTTAGACTTCCTAGTGCTTATGATAATAGACCACTGAAGTTTGAAGAATTTGAGACTAAGTTAAATCAAACAGTATTTGTAAGTGCTACTCCTGCTCATTATGAATTAGAACATTCAACAAATGTGGCAGAACAAGTAATAAGACCTACTGGACTTTTAGATCCTGAAATAATAGTTAAGCCTATACACGGACAAATTGATGATTTATATGGAAATATTAGAGAAACTATAGAAAAAGGATTCAGGGTGCTTGTAACTACATTAACTAAAAAAATGGCAGAGGATTTGACTGATTATTTAAAAGAAATGGGGATAAAAACAAATTATCTACATTCTAGTATTGATACTATTAAGAGAATGGAAATAATAAGAGATTTAAGAAAAGGTGAATTTGATGTACTTGTGGGGATTAACTTATTAAGAGAAGGACTTGATATCCCGGAAGTTGCTTTAGTAGCAATATTAGATGCGGATAAAGAAGGATTTCTTAGGTCTGAAACGTCACTTATACAGACTATAGGAAGAGCGGCAAGAAATTCAGAAAGTAAAGTTATTATGTATGGAGATACTATTACTAAAGCTATGGATAAAGCAATAAAGGAAACCAATAGAAGAAGAAAAATACAGATAAAATACAATGAAGAGCATGGAATAGTGCCTAAGACGATTTTAAAAGAAATAAGAGAAGTCATACAAAATACAAAAGTAAGTGAAACAAAAGAAGAGTATAAGGTTGAGAAGATGGAAGAAAAGCTTAGCAAAAATGACATAGAAAAACTTATAAATAAATATGAAGAGGAAATGAAGAATGCTGCAAAAGAATTACAATTTGAAAAAGCAGCTAAATTGAGAGATAAGATATTAGAGTTAAGAAACCAACTGTAA
- a CDS encoding metal-dependent hydrolase — protein sequence MKGKTHAGIGASAFLLICDKVPGKFNAIGLIIVMFASLIPDIDHPKSIINKYILPFKNKKTKTVVYSCLGLTVLWLDYLYVEEPALKALGITFIVISISSHRNGLTHSLVGMIIFTLISGYIGKVYRVNSMVYYFMIGYGMHLICDMCTKMGVPLFYPFIKKKYKFPLTYKVSSKSGNLLEDFLMIIGIVYTIYRLPGIL from the coding sequence ATGAAGGGTAAAACTCATGCTGGTATTGGAGCAAGTGCTTTTCTACTAATATGCGACAAAGTTCCTGGAAAATTTAATGCTATAGGACTTATCATAGTAATGTTTGCCTCTTTAATTCCAGATATAGATCACCCCAAAAGCATTATAAATAAATATATATTGCCATTTAAAAATAAAAAAACTAAAACTGTTGTATATTCATGTCTTGGGTTAACAGTGCTTTGGCTTGATTATTTATATGTGGAAGAGCCAGCTTTGAAAGCCTTAGGAATTACATTTATAGTTATTTCAATATCTTCACATAGAAATGGATTAACACATAGTCTTGTAGGAATGATTATTTTTACCTTAATATCAGGATATATAGGTAAAGTTTATCGTGTAAATAGTATGGTATACTATTTTATGATTGGATATGGAATGCATTTGATATGTGATATGTGTACTAAAATGGGAGTACCGTTATTTTATCCATTTATTAAAAAAAAATATAAATTTCCTCTAACTTATAAAGTGAGTTCAAAAAGTGGAAATTTACTTGAAGATTTTTTAATGATTATAGGTATTGTATATACCATATATAGATTGCCAGGAATTTTATGA
- a CDS encoding PDZ domain-containing protein, translating into MLNTLRVVAYALVRPPYVFILVAFFIMFYKQNKKIILMQKMIIGDKLNTTFELTISQIVLGILGGIVGSILLSYLGVSFNENTSIELIFLLSIIFMFINPRLICFSYSGAFLGFISILLEIMRGMYGIEIKEISFLNIDIVALMTLIAVLHFVEGILVMIDGSKGSIPIFTKKDNKIIGGFAFKRYWAIPMAVVLIVNSQIHGLSEIIPLNKWDVLIDFSSPLNVIKNAAIMLMPFYGVLGYTSITFTKSKKQKSTLSGIMIVLYSVTLYIFARLATLNIFFRLFVVIYAPMAHEFMIYIQKYMEVKEEPKYVSDERGIMVLEVAPNSQAYKMGIKSGDVFVEINNKKIVNEDDIFKTIKEASTAVWFKIKKTAGNLEEIRYKREVDLKKLGIVFVPISVPENSMVVKMNENKFSDVLQKIKDERKK; encoded by the coding sequence ATGTTAAATACGCTTAGGGTGGTAGCATATGCTTTAGTAAGACCTCCTTATGTATTTATACTTGTAGCTTTCTTTATAATGTTTTATAAACAGAATAAGAAAATAATTTTGATGCAAAAAATGATAATAGGAGATAAACTGAATACAACTTTTGAACTCACAATATCTCAGATAGTATTAGGGATATTAGGCGGAATTGTAGGAAGTATTTTATTAAGCTACTTAGGAGTATCTTTTAACGAAAATACTTCTATAGAGTTAATATTTTTATTATCTATTATATTTATGTTTATAAACCCGAGACTCATTTGTTTTTCTTATTCAGGTGCTTTCCTTGGATTTATAAGTATATTATTAGAGATTATGAGGGGAATGTATGGTATAGAAATTAAGGAGATAAGTTTTTTAAATATAGATATAGTTGCTCTTATGACATTAATTGCAGTTTTACATTTTGTAGAGGGTATACTAGTTATGATCGATGGAAGTAAAGGATCTATACCTATATTTACAAAGAAAGATAATAAAATAATTGGAGGATTTGCTTTTAAAAGATATTGGGCTATACCAATGGCTGTTGTTTTAATAGTGAATTCTCAGATACATGGTTTAAGTGAGATTATTCCGTTGAATAAGTGGGATGTTTTAATTGATTTTTCAAGTCCATTGAATGTTATAAAGAATGCAGCAATAATGCTTATGCCTTTTTATGGGGTTCTTGGGTATACAAGCATTACTTTTACAAAAAGTAAAAAGCAAAAATCAACTTTGTCAGGTATTATGATAGTGCTATATAGTGTTACTTTATATATTTTTGCTAGACTTGCAACACTAAACATTTTCTTTAGATTATTTGTAGTAATTTATGCACCTATGGCTCATGAGTTTATGATTTATATTCAAAAATATATGGAAGTGAAGGAAGAGCCTAAATATGTAAGTGACGAAAGAGGAATAATGGTATTGGAAGTCGCTCCAAATTCTCAAGCTTATAAGATGGGTATAAAGAGTGGAGATGTATTTGTTGAAATTAATAATAAAAAAATAGTTAATGAAGATGATATATTTAAGACAATTAAGGAGGCTTCAACTGCTGTATGGTTTAAAATAAAAAAGACAGCAGGAAATCTAGAAGAGATAAGATACAAAAGGGAAGTTGATTTAAAAAAATTAGGAATAGTTTTTGTCCCCATATCTGTTCCTGAAAATAGTATGGTTGTAAAAATGAATGAAAATAAGTTTTCAGATGTTTTACAAAAAATTAAAGATGAACGTAAAAAATAG